In Mustela nigripes isolate SB6536 unplaced genomic scaffold, MUSNIG.SB6536 HiC_scaffold_148, whole genome shotgun sequence, the following are encoded in one genomic region:
- the LOC132008518 gene encoding kelch repeat and BTB domain-containing protein 4 isoform X2, with amino-acid sequence MESPEEPGASMDENYFVNYTFKDRSHSGRVAQGIMKLCLEEELFADVTISVEGREFQLHRLVLSAQSCFFRSMFTSNLKEAHNRVIVLQDVSESVFQLLVDYIYHGTVKLRAEELQEIYEVSDMYQLTSLFEECSRFLARTVQVGNCLQVMWLADRHSDPELYTAAKHCAKAHLAQLQSTEEFLHLPHHLLTDIISDGVPCSQNPTEAIEAWINFNKEEREAFAESLRTSLKEIGENVHIYLIGKESSRTHSLAVSLHCAEDDSISVSGQNSLCHQITAACKHGGDLYVVGGSIPRRMWKCNNATVDWEWCAPLPRDRLQHTLVSVPGKDAIYSLGGKTLQDTLSNAVIYYRVGDNVWTETTQLEVAVSGAAGANLNGIIYLLGGEENDLDFFTKPSRLIQCFDTETDKCHVKPYVLPFAGRMHAAVHKDLVFIVAEGDSLVCYNPLLDSFTRLCLPEAWSSAPSLWKIASCNGSIYVFRDRYKKGDANTYKLDPATSAVTVTRGIKVLLTNLQFVLA; translated from the exons ATGGAATCACCAGAGGAGCCTGGAGCATCCATGGATGAAAACTACTTTGTGAACTACACTTTTAAAGATAGGTCACACTCCGGCCGTGTGGCTCAGGGCATCATGAAACTGTGTCTGGAGGAAGAGCTCTTTGCTGATGTCACCATCTCAGTGGAAGGCCGGGAGTTTCAGCTCCACCGACTGGTCCTCTCAGCTCAGAGCTGTTTTTTCCGGTCCATGTTCACTTCGAACCTGAAGGAGGCTCACAACCGAGTGATTGTACTGCAGGATGTCAGCGAGTCGGTTTTCCAGCTCTTGGTGGATTATATCTACCACGGGACTGTGAAACTTCGAGCTGAAGAACTACAGGAAATTTATGAGGTGTCAGACATGTATCAACTGACATCTCTCTTTGAGGAATGTTCTCGGTTTTTGGCCCGCACAGTGCAGGTGGGGAACTGCCTTCAGGTGATGTGGCTGGCAGATAGGCACAGTGATCCTGAGCTCTACACTGCTGCCAAACACTGTGCCAAGGCCCACCTGGCCCagctgcagagcacagaggaatTTCTCCACCTGCCCCACCACCTACTCACTGATATCATCTCGG ATGGAGTTCCATGTTCCCAGAACCCAACAGAGGCAATAGAAGCCTGGATCAATttcaataaagaagaaagagaggcttTTGCGGAGTCACTCAGAACTAGCTTGAAG GAGATCGGGGAGAATGTGCACATTTACCTGATCGGCAAAGAGTCATCTCGTACCCACTCGTTGGCTGTGTCCTTACACTGTGCAGAAGATGACTCCATCAGTGTAAGTGGCCAAAACAGCTTGTGCCACCAGATCACTGCAGCCTGTAAGCATGGTGGAGACTTATACGTGGTGGGAGGGTCCATCCCACGGCGCATGTGGAAGTGCAACAATGCCACTGTGGACTGGGAGTGGTGTGCGCCTCTGCCCCGGGACCGGCTCCAGCACACCCTGGTGTCTGTGCCTGGGAAAGATGCTATCTATTCACTGGGTGGCAAGACACTGCAGGATACCCTCTCCAATGCAGTTATCTATTACCGGGTAGGTGATAACGTCTGGACAGAGACGACGCAGCTAGAGGTGGCTGTGTCAGGGGCTGCTGGTGCCAACCTTAACGGGATCATCTACTTACTGGGCGGGGAGGAGAATGACCTGGACTTCTTTACCAAACCTTCCCGACTCATCCAGTgctttgacacagagacagacaaatgCCATGTGAAGCCCTATGTTTTGCCCTTCGCAGGTCGCATGCACGCAGCTGTGCATAAGGATCTAGTGTTCATCGTGGCTGAAGGGGACTCCCTGGTGTGCTACAATCCCCTGCTAGACAGCTTTACCCGGCTTTGCCTTCCTGAGGCCTGGAgctctgccccatccctctgGAAGATCGCCAGCTGTAACGGAAGCATCTATGTTTTTCGGGACCGATATAAAAAGGGGGATGCTAACACCTACAAGCTTGACCCTGCCACATCAGCTGTAACTGTCACCAGAGGCATTAAGGTGCTACTAACTAATTTGCAGTTTGTGTTGGCCTAA
- the LOC132008518 gene encoding kelch repeat and BTB domain-containing protein 4 isoform X1, translated as MKGEKADSWQREKLATMESPEEPGASMDENYFVNYTFKDRSHSGRVAQGIMKLCLEEELFADVTISVEGREFQLHRLVLSAQSCFFRSMFTSNLKEAHNRVIVLQDVSESVFQLLVDYIYHGTVKLRAEELQEIYEVSDMYQLTSLFEECSRFLARTVQVGNCLQVMWLADRHSDPELYTAAKHCAKAHLAQLQSTEEFLHLPHHLLTDIISDGVPCSQNPTEAIEAWINFNKEEREAFAESLRTSLKEIGENVHIYLIGKESSRTHSLAVSLHCAEDDSISVSGQNSLCHQITAACKHGGDLYVVGGSIPRRMWKCNNATVDWEWCAPLPRDRLQHTLVSVPGKDAIYSLGGKTLQDTLSNAVIYYRVGDNVWTETTQLEVAVSGAAGANLNGIIYLLGGEENDLDFFTKPSRLIQCFDTETDKCHVKPYVLPFAGRMHAAVHKDLVFIVAEGDSLVCYNPLLDSFTRLCLPEAWSSAPSLWKIASCNGSIYVFRDRYKKGDANTYKLDPATSAVTVTRGIKVLLTNLQFVLA; from the exons atgaaaggagagaaggcag acagctggcagagagagaagttggCTACCATGGAATCACCAGAGGAGCCTGGAGCATCCATGGATGAAAACTACTTTGTGAACTACACTTTTAAAGATAGGTCACACTCCGGCCGTGTGGCTCAGGGCATCATGAAACTGTGTCTGGAGGAAGAGCTCTTTGCTGATGTCACCATCTCAGTGGAAGGCCGGGAGTTTCAGCTCCACCGACTGGTCCTCTCAGCTCAGAGCTGTTTTTTCCGGTCCATGTTCACTTCGAACCTGAAGGAGGCTCACAACCGAGTGATTGTACTGCAGGATGTCAGCGAGTCGGTTTTCCAGCTCTTGGTGGATTATATCTACCACGGGACTGTGAAACTTCGAGCTGAAGAACTACAGGAAATTTATGAGGTGTCAGACATGTATCAACTGACATCTCTCTTTGAGGAATGTTCTCGGTTTTTGGCCCGCACAGTGCAGGTGGGGAACTGCCTTCAGGTGATGTGGCTGGCAGATAGGCACAGTGATCCTGAGCTCTACACTGCTGCCAAACACTGTGCCAAGGCCCACCTGGCCCagctgcagagcacagaggaatTTCTCCACCTGCCCCACCACCTACTCACTGATATCATCTCGG ATGGAGTTCCATGTTCCCAGAACCCAACAGAGGCAATAGAAGCCTGGATCAATttcaataaagaagaaagagaggcttTTGCGGAGTCACTCAGAACTAGCTTGAAG GAGATCGGGGAGAATGTGCACATTTACCTGATCGGCAAAGAGTCATCTCGTACCCACTCGTTGGCTGTGTCCTTACACTGTGCAGAAGATGACTCCATCAGTGTAAGTGGCCAAAACAGCTTGTGCCACCAGATCACTGCAGCCTGTAAGCATGGTGGAGACTTATACGTGGTGGGAGGGTCCATCCCACGGCGCATGTGGAAGTGCAACAATGCCACTGTGGACTGGGAGTGGTGTGCGCCTCTGCCCCGGGACCGGCTCCAGCACACCCTGGTGTCTGTGCCTGGGAAAGATGCTATCTATTCACTGGGTGGCAAGACACTGCAGGATACCCTCTCCAATGCAGTTATCTATTACCGGGTAGGTGATAACGTCTGGACAGAGACGACGCAGCTAGAGGTGGCTGTGTCAGGGGCTGCTGGTGCCAACCTTAACGGGATCATCTACTTACTGGGCGGGGAGGAGAATGACCTGGACTTCTTTACCAAACCTTCCCGACTCATCCAGTgctttgacacagagacagacaaatgCCATGTGAAGCCCTATGTTTTGCCCTTCGCAGGTCGCATGCACGCAGCTGTGCATAAGGATCTAGTGTTCATCGTGGCTGAAGGGGACTCCCTGGTGTGCTACAATCCCCTGCTAGACAGCTTTACCCGGCTTTGCCTTCCTGAGGCCTGGAgctctgccccatccctctgGAAGATCGCCAGCTGTAACGGAAGCATCTATGTTTTTCGGGACCGATATAAAAAGGGGGATGCTAACACCTACAAGCTTGACCCTGCCACATCAGCTGTAACTGTCACCAGAGGCATTAAGGTGCTACTAACTAATTTGCAGTTTGTGTTGGCCTAA